In one window of Rhinopithecus roxellana isolate Shanxi Qingling chromosome 15, ASM756505v1, whole genome shotgun sequence DNA:
- the BLID gene encoding LOW QUALITY PROTEIN: BH3-like motif-containing cell death inducer (The sequence of the model RefSeq protein was modified relative to this genomic sequence to represent the inferred CDS: inserted 1 base in 1 codon), with protein sequence MTPSGISSSGFFLKNKLQIVVTVLPIEGREAHFCEIRESECVLYTGWIERASGSSIYPESKACLPLEXLLGSNKEPTLPKETVPFLTRYNLGSSAMKQNVPGHVLQRPSYLTRIQITLLCNSSAEAL encoded by the exons ATGACTCCCTCAGGCATCAGCAGCTCTGGgttctttctaaaaaataaa CTTCAAATTGTGGTGACTGTGTTGCCTATAGAGGGCCGGGAAGCACATTTCTGTGAGATCCGAGAATCTGAGTGTGTGCTCTACACAGGATGGATAGAACGAGCCTCTGGCAGTTCCATTTATCCAGAGTCAAAAGCATGCCTGCCACTGG CGCTCTTGGGTTCCAACAAAGAACCTACATTGCCTAAGGAAACAGTGCCTTTTCTTACAAGGTACAATCTTGGCTCCTCTGCCATGAAGCAGAACGTTCCTGGACATGTGCTTCAGAGACCTTCCTATTTAACCAGGATACAAATTACATTGTTATGCAATTCCTCTGCTGAGGCCCTGTAA